Below is a window of Hyphomonas neptunium ATCC 15444 DNA.
TGATCTGTTCAACGGAGGCGTCCGCGATCTCTCGGGCGCGCTCAATTCGCGTATCGATCTGGTCGCATCCCGTCAGCAGGGCTGCGCCGCCGAGGGCCATGGCGATTGCAGCGCGCGCCGTCCTCGCAGTGTAGTGTTTCAACATGCCGGATATCCCCATGCGATTGCCAATGAACGCCCCAGCACATTAGGTTAACGCTGTGTTGAGATTATGACGAGGCAGCCGCCCTGTCCAATCCGCAAATTCATTTGTCCCTACCAATAGTCTTTCATCAACGCGCCAGCCCATTCAGGCTGGCGGATACTGCCGCGGGGCAGGAATTCCCGCATCACCGGCTTGATATCGAGCACGGGCGTGCCGTCGATGGCATCAAGCCCGCCAACTGTGACAGTACGGCCTGAAACGCCGAGGATACTACAGGTGCAGAGGCCAAGCCGGTTGGGCCGGTTCTTGCCGCGTTGGGCGAAGATGCCGGCCAGGGGCCAGTCTGTATTGCCGCGCGGGTGGCGGGCGCCGGTTTCAATCTTCTCTTCCGTAACCTTGTGAAAGAAGAAAATCACCTCGGCATGGCTGAAAGAGTCCAGTCCATACAAGGCACTTTCTGGAAATCTGGGGTCGAGCTCAATGCGGGCCTGCTCGCTGCCCCAATGATCATCGACCGGATCTGAACGACCGCCCCGGACCCAGCCGATCGGTTGAAGAGTGATCATGCGCCCCTCCCTGGTTCAAGCGGGCCGACGCTCTGCCGGTCACGAAGAGGTGTCAATGCCGGGCCTTTCAATGCCCGGCGAATACGCACACATGGACAAACTGGGACAAAGCGGGACACTTCGGGGCATCGATGGACACATTGGCGACAGAAACGGGCGCGCCGGCGGGTGCTGGCGGGCCGGAGCGGCTGATCGAAGGCCGCGACTTTCAC
It encodes the following:
- a CDS encoding SAM-dependent methyltransferase, with product MITLQPIGWVRGGRSDPVDDHWGSEQARIELDPRFPESALYGLDSFSHAEVIFFFHKVTEEKIETGARHPRGNTDWPLAGIFAQRGKNRPNRLGLCTCSILGVSGRTVTVGGLDAIDGTPVLDIKPVMREFLPRGSIRQPEWAGALMKDYW